A genomic region of Mycobacterium senriense contains the following coding sequences:
- a CDS encoding nitrite/sulfite reductase, producing the protein MTTARAAKPRNEGQWALGNREPLNPNEEMKQAGAPLDVRERIETVYAQNGFDSIDKSDLRGRFRWWGLYTQREQGYDGTFTGDDNADLLEARYFMMRVRCDGGALSAAALRTVGQISTEFARDTADITDRENVQYHWIEVENVPEIWRRLSEVGLQTAEACGDCPRVILGSPLAGESLDEVLDPSWAIEEIARRYIGQPDFADLPRKYKTAISGLQDVVHEVNDIAFIGVDHPEHGPGLDLWVGGGLSTNPMLAQRVGAWVPLEEVPEVWNAVTSIFRDYGYRRLRSKARLKFLIKDWGIEKFRKVLETEYLKRPLIDGPAPEPLKHPIDHVGVQRLKNGLNAVGVASIAGRVSGTILTGVADLAARAGSDRIRLTPYQKLVILDVPDDKLDELIAGLEALGLQSRPSHWRRNVMACTGIEFCKLSFAETRVKAQSLVPELENRLADINDQLDVPITVNINGCPNSCARIQVADIGLKGQMVDDGEGGSVDGFQVHLGGSLGLDSGFGRKLRQHKVTTDELGDYIERVTRNFLKYRGEGERFAQWAMRADEDDLR; encoded by the coding sequence ATGACCACCGCCCGAGCCGCAAAGCCCCGTAACGAGGGCCAATGGGCACTGGGAAATCGTGAGCCGCTGAACCCGAACGAAGAGATGAAGCAGGCCGGCGCCCCGCTGGACGTACGGGAGCGCATCGAGACCGTCTACGCCCAGAATGGGTTCGACAGCATCGACAAGAGCGACCTGCGCGGCCGTTTCCGCTGGTGGGGCCTGTACACCCAGCGCGAACAGGGCTACGACGGCACGTTCACCGGCGACGACAACGCCGATTTGCTGGAAGCCAGGTACTTCATGATGCGGGTGCGGTGCGACGGCGGCGCGCTGTCGGCGGCCGCGCTGCGCACCGTGGGCCAGATTTCCACCGAATTCGCCCGCGACACCGCCGACATCACCGACCGCGAGAACGTGCAGTACCACTGGATCGAGGTGGAGAACGTCCCCGAGATCTGGCGCCGGCTGTCCGAGGTCGGACTGCAGACCGCCGAGGCGTGCGGTGACTGCCCCCGCGTGATCCTGGGCTCGCCGCTGGCCGGCGAGTCGCTGGACGAGGTGCTCGACCCCAGCTGGGCGATCGAGGAGATCGCCCGCCGCTACATCGGTCAGCCCGACTTCGCCGACCTGCCGCGCAAGTACAAGACCGCGATCTCCGGTTTGCAGGATGTGGTGCACGAGGTCAACGACATCGCGTTCATCGGCGTCGACCACCCCGAGCACGGCCCGGGACTGGACCTGTGGGTCGGTGGCGGGCTGTCGACCAACCCGATGCTGGCCCAGCGGGTGGGCGCCTGGGTGCCGCTCGAAGAGGTGCCCGAGGTGTGGAACGCGGTGACATCGATCTTCCGCGACTACGGCTACCGGCGGCTGCGGTCCAAGGCGCGGCTGAAGTTTTTGATCAAGGACTGGGGCATCGAGAAGTTCCGCAAGGTCCTGGAAACCGAGTACCTCAAGCGCCCACTGATCGACGGCCCGGCTCCCGAGCCGCTAAAGCACCCGATCGACCACGTGGGCGTGCAGCGGCTCAAGAACGGCCTCAACGCGGTGGGCGTCGCCTCGATCGCGGGCCGGGTGTCGGGCACCATCCTCACCGGGGTGGCTGACCTCGCCGCGCGGGCCGGCTCGGACCGGATCCGGCTCACCCCCTACCAGAAGCTGGTCATCCTCGACGTGCCCGACGACAAGCTCGACGAGCTGATCGCCGGCCTGGAGGCGCTGGGCCTGCAGTCACGGCCGTCGCATTGGCGGCGGAATGTGATGGCTTGCACGGGGATCGAGTTCTGCAAGTTGTCCTTCGCCGAAACCCGGGTCAAGGCGCAGTCTTTGGTGCCCGAGCTGGAAAACCGCCTGGCGGACATCAACGACCAGCTCGACGTGCCGATCACCGTCAACATCAACGGCTGTCCCAATTCATGCGCCCGCATCCAGGTCGCCGACATCGGGCTCAAGGGCCAGATGGTCGACGACGGAGAGGGCGGCTCGGTGGACGGTTTCCAGGTGCACCTGGGCGGCAGCCTGGGCCTGGACAGCGGCTTTGGTCGAAAACTGCGTCAGCACAAGGTCACCACCGACGAGCTCGGCGACTACATCGAGCGGGTCACACGCAACTTCCTGAAATATCGCGGCGAGGGTGAACGTTTCGCACAGTGGGCTATGAGGGCAGACGAGGACGATTTGCGATGA
- a CDS encoding Ms4527A family Cys-rich leader peptide, which translates to MALRHPWHNGGVTVDRPSPHIVLVARRHIDLKRVCSCICLP; encoded by the coding sequence ATGGCCCTTCGGCATCCGTGGCACAATGGGGGCGTGACTGTCGACCGGCCCAGCCCGCACATTGTGCTCGTGGCGCGACGGCACATTGATCTCAAGCGCGTTTGCAGCTGTATCTGTCTGCCTTGA
- the hemW gene encoding radical SAM family heme chaperone HemW — MAIRKKPVDLPDVGMVAGQPFGIYVHVPFCITRCGYCDFNTYTPAELGGVNPDAWLSALGTELELAAARLQAPPVNTVFVGGGTPSLLGGPRMATLLGMVRQHFTLAPDAEVTTEANPESAWPDFFDAIRAAGYTRVSLGMQSVAPRVLGVLDRIHTPNRSAAAAREALATGFEHVSLDLIYGTPGESDDDLLCSVDTAIETGVDHVSAYALVVEEGTALARRVRRGELATPDDDVLAHRYELVDARLSQAGLSWYEVSNWSRPGGECRHNLGYWDGGQWWGAGPGAHGYVGATRWWNVKHPNAYAERLGAAALPVAGFEQLDAGALHTEDVLLKTRLRQGLPVELLSPAERERADGVVADGLLVPDGDRLVLTPRGRLLADGVVRTLLG, encoded by the coding sequence ATGGCCATTCGCAAAAAACCGGTCGACCTGCCCGACGTCGGGATGGTTGCGGGGCAGCCGTTTGGCATCTATGTGCACGTGCCGTTCTGTATAACCCGTTGCGGCTATTGCGATTTCAATACCTACACACCGGCCGAGCTGGGTGGCGTCAATCCGGACGCCTGGCTCAGCGCACTGGGAACGGAATTGGAACTGGCGGCGGCGAGGCTGCAGGCGCCGCCGGTGAACACCGTGTTTGTCGGTGGCGGGACGCCCTCCCTGTTGGGGGGCCCGCGGATGGCGACGCTGCTGGGCATGGTGCGCCAGCACTTCACGCTGGCCCCCGATGCCGAGGTGACGACCGAGGCCAACCCGGAGTCGGCATGGCCGGACTTCTTCGACGCCATCCGCGCGGCCGGCTACACGCGAGTGTCACTGGGGATGCAGTCGGTGGCGCCGAGGGTGCTGGGCGTCCTGGACCGCATTCACACGCCGAACCGGTCCGCGGCGGCTGCCCGCGAGGCGCTGGCCACCGGCTTCGAGCACGTCAGCCTCGATTTGATCTACGGAACTCCAGGGGAGTCCGACGACGACCTGTTGTGCTCGGTCGACACCGCGATCGAGACCGGTGTGGATCACGTGTCCGCCTATGCGCTGGTCGTCGAGGAAGGCACCGCGCTGGCCCGGCGCGTCCGGCGCGGGGAACTCGCCACCCCCGACGACGACGTGCTGGCCCACCGCTACGAATTGGTGGACGCGCGGCTGTCACAGGCAGGGTTGTCTTGGTACGAAGTGTCCAATTGGTCGCGGCCCGGCGGTGAGTGTCGCCACAATCTCGGTTACTGGGATGGCGGACAATGGTGGGGCGCAGGACCGGGTGCACACGGGTACGTCGGCGCAACACGGTGGTGGAATGTCAAGCACCCCAACGCTTACGCGGAGAGGCTGGGCGCGGCGGCGCTGCCGGTGGCGGGATTCGAGCAGCTGGATGCCGGAGCCTTGCACACCGAGGACGTGTTATTGAAAACCCGTCTGCGCCAAGGACTCCCAGTTGAATTGCTGAGTCCTGCCGAGCGGGAGCGCGCCGACGGCGTGGTTGCCGACGGGTTGTTGGTGCCCGACGGCGACAGGCTGGTGCTCACCCCGCGCGGCCGGCTGCTGGCCGACGGGGTGGTGCGCACCCTGTTGGGGTAA
- a CDS encoding sodium-dependent bicarbonate transport family permease, with the protein MLQEFWHNFTHNLFKPLLLFFYFGFLIPVMKVRFEFPYVIYQGLTMYLLLAIGWHGGEELANVKASSIGAIVGFMVVGFVLNFVIGCIAYLLLTWLTSLRSVDRATVAGYYGSDSAGTFATCVAVLATVNIVFDAYMPVMLAVMEVPGCLVALYLVARLRHRGMDSAGNMPNEPGYTPPVKVGVGPGTAAKPPHGQSLEAERQRGIEQELELSMEKLDQDWEPEEALEGKKPPFFSRELLREVFLNPGLVLLFGGIVIGLVSGLQGHKVVADDDKFFVIAFQGVLCLFLLEMGMTAARKLKDLRTAGPGFIIYGLLAPNIFATLGIIVAHMYAALTHTDFKPGTYILFAVLCGASSYIAVPAVQRLAIPEASPTLPLAASLGLTFSYNVTIGIPLYIEIVRLVGHWFPST; encoded by the coding sequence ATGCTGCAAGAGTTCTGGCACAACTTCACCCATAACTTGTTCAAACCGCTTTTGCTGTTCTTTTACTTCGGGTTTCTGATTCCCGTCATGAAGGTGCGGTTCGAATTCCCCTACGTCATCTATCAGGGTTTGACCATGTACCTGCTGCTGGCCATCGGCTGGCACGGCGGGGAAGAACTCGCCAACGTCAAGGCCTCCAGCATCGGGGCCATCGTCGGGTTCATGGTGGTGGGCTTCGTGCTCAACTTCGTGATCGGTTGTATCGCCTACCTGTTGCTGACTTGGCTGACGTCGCTCAGAAGCGTCGATCGAGCGACGGTCGCCGGTTATTACGGCTCGGATTCGGCTGGAACGTTCGCCACCTGCGTGGCCGTCTTGGCCACCGTCAACATCGTGTTCGACGCCTACATGCCGGTCATGCTGGCCGTTATGGAGGTTCCCGGCTGCCTGGTGGCGCTCTACCTGGTGGCTCGGCTGCGGCATCGGGGCATGGACTCGGCGGGCAATATGCCAAACGAGCCCGGCTACACGCCACCGGTCAAGGTCGGAGTCGGTCCCGGCACCGCCGCTAAGCCCCCGCATGGCCAGAGCCTGGAGGCCGAGCGCCAGCGCGGCATCGAGCAGGAGCTGGAGCTCTCGATGGAAAAGCTGGATCAGGACTGGGAGCCCGAAGAAGCCCTGGAAGGCAAGAAACCGCCCTTCTTCTCCCGCGAGCTCCTGCGAGAGGTTTTCCTCAACCCCGGGCTGGTCCTCCTCTTCGGCGGAATCGTCATCGGCCTCGTCAGTGGTCTGCAGGGGCATAAGGTCGTTGCGGACGATGACAAGTTCTTTGTGATCGCGTTCCAGGGCGTGCTCTGCCTGTTCCTCCTCGAGATGGGCATGACGGCCGCCCGCAAGCTGAAGGACCTGCGCACGGCGGGTCCTGGCTTCATCATCTACGGCCTGCTGGCGCCGAACATCTTCGCGACGCTGGGGATCATCGTCGCCCATATGTACGCCGCCCTGACCCACACCGATTTCAAGCCGGGGACCTACATTCTGTTCGCGGTACTGTGCGGTGCGTCGTCCTACATCGCCGTCCCGGCGGTCCAACGCCTGGCAATACCAGAGGCCAGCCCTACTCTGCCCTTGGCCGCCTCGCTGGGTCTGACGTTCTCCTACAACGTCACCATCGGAATCCCGCTCTATATCGAGATCGTCCGCCTCGTCGGGCACTGGTTCCCGAGCACCTAG
- a CDS encoding salicylate synthase has translation MTEVSVETSSAGCESPSMPLPVHLDPADVAAELAVVLSERAGEQYLLYERGGEWVLATGVRAMVELDSDELRVIRDGVTQSQQWSGGPGPVLGEAIDRLLLETDQLFGWVAFEFGVYRYGLQQRLAPGTPLARVFWPHGRIVVTREEVRLFGTSAGHRDEVLGVLGDGVPDVRDASAVDVIADPSDYRGRVASAVAEIAAGRYHKVILSRSIEVPFALDFPSTYRLARRHNTPVRSFLLRLGGIRAVGYSPELVAAVHRDGVVVTEPLAGTRALGRGEVRDRQARDDLESNSKEIVEHAISVRSSLQEMTEIAEPGTAVVTDFMTVRERGSVQHLGSTVSGRLGTSNDRMDALEALFPAVTASGIPKAVGVEAIMRLDEGPRGLYSGAVVMLSADGGLDAALTLRSAYERDGKTWLRAGAGIIEESTPDREFEETCEKLSTLAPYLIARQ, from the coding sequence GTGACCGAGGTCAGCGTCGAGACAAGTTCCGCCGGCTGTGAGTCGCCGTCGATGCCGCTTCCCGTGCACCTCGACCCGGCGGACGTGGCGGCCGAGCTGGCCGTGGTGCTGTCCGAGCGCGCCGGGGAACAGTATCTGCTCTACGAGCGCGGCGGTGAATGGGTGCTGGCCACCGGTGTGCGCGCGATGGTCGAGCTCGACAGCGACGAGCTGCGAGTGATCCGCGACGGGGTGACCCAGAGTCAACAATGGTCGGGCGGGCCCGGCCCGGTGCTCGGTGAAGCCATCGACCGGCTGTTGCTGGAGACCGATCAGCTCTTCGGCTGGGTCGCCTTCGAATTCGGTGTGTACCGCTACGGGCTGCAGCAGCGGCTGGCGCCGGGAACCCCACTGGCCCGAGTCTTTTGGCCGCATGGCCGCATCGTGGTGACCCGGGAGGAGGTCCGGCTGTTCGGTACCTCGGCCGGGCACCGGGACGAAGTCCTCGGTGTACTGGGCGACGGCGTGCCCGATGTGCGCGACGCCTCGGCGGTCGACGTAATCGCCGACCCGTCCGACTACCGTGGTCGCGTCGCGTCGGCCGTCGCTGAGATCGCGGCGGGCCGCTACCACAAAGTGATTCTTTCCCGCTCTATCGAAGTGCCTTTCGCGCTCGATTTCCCGTCCACTTACCGGCTGGCCCGTCGGCACAACACCCCGGTGCGGTCGTTCCTGCTGCGGCTCGGTGGAATTCGCGCCGTGGGTTACAGTCCCGAACTGGTCGCGGCCGTTCATCGCGACGGCGTCGTGGTGACCGAGCCGCTGGCGGGCACCCGCGCGCTCGGGCGCGGCGAGGTGCGCGACCGCCAGGCTCGCGACGACCTGGAGTCGAACTCCAAAGAGATTGTCGAGCACGCCATTTCGGTGCGAAGCTCGCTGCAGGAAATGACCGAGATCGCCGAGCCGGGCACCGCTGTCGTCACCGATTTCATGACGGTGCGGGAACGGGGGAGCGTGCAGCACCTGGGCTCCACGGTGAGCGGCCGGCTGGGCACATCCAATGACCGGATGGATGCGCTCGAGGCGCTGTTCCCGGCGGTCACCGCGTCGGGCATTCCGAAAGCCGTTGGCGTCGAAGCGATCATGCGCCTCGACGAGGGGCCGCGCGGGCTGTATTCGGGTGCGGTCGTGATGCTTTCGGCCGATGGCGGGCTTGATGCGGCGCTCACGCTGCGGTCGGCGTACGAACGTGACGGGAAGACCTGGCTGCGGGCCGGTGCGGGCATCATCGAAGAGTCGACACCGGACCGCGAGTTCGAAGAGACCTGCGAAAAGCTGTCCACGCTCGCCCCCTATCTGATTGCGCGCCAATAA
- a CDS encoding MerR family transcriptional regulator has product MATERASRPEPGTIASVLHNVRRAPKRVRRQSREYRQLIEGAVSQLFESAARHPNGDANSGEYRIDDLARLAGTTTRNIRVYRDRGLLPPPLRVGRIALFNDTHLTRLRLITSMLDRGYNIAHVREMLSAWEEGKNLGDVLGLETAIVGTWTTEKPETVTLAEAQRLVDDAQAFERLVALQVIRIDGKQATITRPKLIEAFNEIRGYGVKFDKLIDLHEQIVPEIDKISEMLVRAGAEHVLDRIKPGEPLPADAEIAELITMLVRFRTQAVATVTATLASSIESNIESLVGRILADYLESSSSV; this is encoded by the coding sequence ATGGCCACCGAGCGCGCGTCGCGACCCGAACCCGGCACCATCGCCAGCGTGCTGCACAATGTGCGGCGCGCACCCAAACGCGTGCGGCGCCAATCGCGGGAATACCGCCAACTCATCGAGGGGGCGGTGTCGCAGCTTTTCGAGTCGGCCGCCCGGCACCCGAACGGCGACGCGAATTCCGGTGAGTACCGGATCGATGACCTGGCCCGGCTGGCCGGCACCACGACGCGCAACATCCGCGTCTACCGGGACCGAGGGCTGCTACCGCCGCCACTGCGAGTGGGGCGGATCGCCCTGTTCAACGACACCCACCTGACGCGGCTGCGGCTCATCACCTCGATGCTCGACCGCGGCTACAACATCGCACACGTGCGAGAAATGCTCAGCGCGTGGGAGGAGGGCAAAAACCTCGGCGACGTGCTGGGCCTGGAAACCGCCATCGTCGGCACCTGGACCACCGAAAAGCCGGAGACGGTGACGCTCGCCGAGGCCCAGCGACTCGTCGACGATGCGCAAGCGTTCGAGCGCCTGGTGGCGCTGCAGGTGATCCGGATCGATGGGAAGCAAGCGACCATCACCCGCCCGAAACTCATTGAAGCGTTCAACGAAATCCGGGGCTACGGCGTCAAATTCGACAAGCTCATCGACCTCCACGAACAGATCGTCCCGGAGATCGACAAGATCAGTGAGATGCTGGTGCGCGCAGGTGCCGAACACGTGCTGGATCGCATCAAGCCCGGCGAACCGCTGCCGGCCGACGCCGAAATCGCCGAACTGATCACCATGCTGGTGCGCTTCCGAACCCAAGCCGTGGCGACCGTCACCGCCACTCTCGCATCGTCCATCGAATCGAATATCGAATCGCTTGTCGGCCGTATCCTGGCCGACTATCTCGAATCGAGCTCTTCGGTCTGA
- a CDS encoding flavin-containing monooxygenase — MANNRAHAALIIGAGFTGLGAAIRLAEAGVDDIVMLERADRVGGTWRDTTYPGASCDVPSLLYSYSFVKNPTWSRTYSPAPEIYRHLEDMANRFDIRSRIKFGHEVKDLTFDEEAGIWTATTKNRKKFRARTVVLASGPLSDVSFPDIRGLDSYRGHKIHSARWDHDYDFTGKRVAVIGTGASAIQIIPELVKQAGFVKVFQRTPCWVLPRLDVATPPAVQSLFAKVPATQHLARQALYWGHEASATALVWDTPLTSLVARLGRAHLRAQVKDPWLRRQLTPDFRPGCKRMLVSSEYYPALQRDNCKLIDWPIATLSPAGVRTSDGIEHHLDCIVFATGYDVHLTGPPFPVTGLGGRSLAAEWADGAQAYKSINVHGYPNLLVMTGPNSGPGHNSLLVYIEGQLDYAVRAITTVLNDDLRYLDVREEVQRRHNEGLQRRLTKTTWMSGCRSWYLTKDGFNGSMYPGFATQYLRQMRDFRYEDYQAVAHHAQTQATASA, encoded by the coding sequence ATGGCGAACAACCGCGCCCATGCGGCGCTCATCATCGGGGCCGGCTTCACCGGACTGGGAGCAGCGATCCGCCTGGCCGAAGCCGGAGTCGACGACATCGTGATGCTGGAGCGCGCCGACCGCGTCGGCGGAACTTGGCGTGACACAACGTATCCGGGTGCCAGCTGTGACGTCCCGTCGCTGCTGTACTCGTACTCCTTCGTCAAGAACCCGACCTGGTCACGCACCTACTCCCCCGCGCCTGAGATCTACCGGCACCTCGAGGACATGGCGAACAGGTTCGACATCCGCAGCCGCATCAAGTTCGGCCACGAGGTCAAAGACTTGACCTTCGACGAGGAAGCCGGCATCTGGACCGCGACCACCAAAAACCGCAAGAAGTTTCGCGCCCGCACCGTCGTGCTGGCCTCCGGTCCGCTGTCCGACGTCAGCTTCCCCGACATCCGGGGCTTGGACAGCTACCGCGGGCACAAGATCCACAGCGCACGCTGGGATCACGACTACGACTTCACCGGCAAGCGCGTCGCGGTCATCGGTACCGGCGCCAGCGCCATCCAGATCATCCCCGAACTGGTCAAGCAGGCCGGGTTCGTCAAAGTATTCCAGCGCACGCCGTGCTGGGTGCTGCCGCGGTTGGACGTTGCCACCCCGCCGGCCGTGCAATCCTTGTTCGCCAAAGTCCCTGCCACCCAACACCTTGCGCGCCAAGCGCTGTACTGGGGCCACGAAGCCAGCGCGACGGCGCTGGTGTGGGACACCCCGTTGACGTCGCTGGTCGCCCGGCTCGGCCGAGCGCACCTGCGCGCGCAGGTGAAAGACCCGTGGCTGCGGCGGCAGCTGACGCCGGACTTCCGGCCCGGGTGCAAACGCATGCTGGTTTCCAGCGAGTACTACCCCGCGCTGCAGCGCGACAACTGCAAGCTGATCGACTGGCCGATCGCCACGTTGAGCCCGGCCGGCGTTCGCACCAGCGACGGCATCGAGCATCACCTCGATTGCATCGTGTTCGCCACCGGTTATGACGTGCACCTGACCGGTCCGCCCTTCCCGGTCACCGGACTGGGTGGCCGGTCGCTGGCCGCCGAATGGGCCGATGGCGCACAGGCTTACAAGAGCATCAACGTGCACGGCTATCCGAACCTGCTCGTCATGACCGGCCCCAACTCCGGACCGGGCCACAATTCGCTGCTGGTGTACATCGAGGGCCAGCTGGACTACGCGGTACGCGCGATCACTACCGTCCTCAACGACGACCTGCGTTACCTCGATGTTCGCGAAGAGGTCCAGCGTCGCCACAACGAGGGCCTGCAACGCCGGCTCACCAAGACGACCTGGATGTCGGGGTGCCGCAGTTGGTACCTCACCAAGGACGGATTCAACGGGTCGATGTACCCCGGGTTCGCCACGCAGTATCTTCGCCAGATGAGGGATTTCCGGTACGAGGACTATCAGGCGGTTGCCCATCACGCCCAGACGCAGGCCACCGCGTCGGCCTGA
- a CDS encoding ferritin-like domain-containing protein, translating to MAIDMEAMLAKIKDRQWALADIDWDAPGADTIRPEFRPKLKAFMADLCWIENVGARGFAALAKKAPDPTLAEIYRYFHAEEQRHANAEMALMKRWGMLDDGEVPKPNVNIRLAIEWLDTYSDDMPLSVLGTVIPMLEVALDGALLKFLLDTVEDPVCHQVFEKINNDESRHIAVDFEVLDMIGHATARRLAIEFIGTIATPGLIIGALMYIPLLNRVRNEMAGMGMEPERLYNAVKRFKQLGERGERTRRVPAYRVLKRHAGWVVNPGHPYHLLANSMVWLSDRYPKPLLRPVPSWFKELTYRPAA from the coding sequence GTGGCCATCGACATGGAAGCCATGCTCGCCAAGATCAAGGATCGACAGTGGGCCCTTGCCGACATCGATTGGGACGCGCCTGGTGCCGACACCATCCGGCCCGAGTTCCGTCCCAAGCTCAAGGCGTTCATGGCTGACCTGTGCTGGATCGAAAACGTCGGTGCGCGTGGGTTCGCGGCGCTGGCCAAGAAGGCACCCGACCCCACGCTGGCCGAGATCTACCGGTACTTCCATGCCGAAGAACAGCGCCACGCCAACGCCGAGATGGCCCTGATGAAGCGCTGGGGCATGCTCGACGACGGCGAGGTTCCCAAGCCCAACGTCAACATCCGGCTGGCCATCGAATGGCTCGACACCTACTCCGACGACATGCCGCTGTCGGTGCTGGGCACCGTCATACCGATGCTGGAGGTCGCCCTCGACGGCGCGCTGCTGAAATTCTTGCTCGACACCGTGGAAGACCCGGTATGCCATCAGGTGTTCGAGAAGATCAACAATGACGAATCACGGCATATCGCAGTTGATTTCGAGGTGCTCGACATGATCGGCCACGCCACGGCGCGGCGGCTCGCCATCGAGTTCATCGGGACCATCGCCACGCCCGGCCTGATCATCGGCGCCCTGATGTACATCCCGCTGCTCAATCGCGTGCGCAACGAGATGGCTGGCATGGGCATGGAACCCGAGCGGCTGTACAACGCGGTCAAGCGCTTCAAGCAACTGGGCGAGCGCGGCGAACGCACCCGGCGGGTGCCCGCCTACCGGGTGCTCAAGCGACACGCCGGCTGGGTGGTCAACCCCGGTCACCCCTATCACCTGCTGGCCAATTCCATGGTGTGGCTGTCCGACCGGTACCCCAAACCGTTACTCAGACCGGTACCCAGCTGGTTCAAGGAACTCACCTACCGGCCGGCGGCGTGA
- a CDS encoding SDR family NAD(P)-dependent oxidoreductase, whose protein sequence is MFGPVDRLLNRSKTSRGASAVVTGAGSGIGAAFAVELGKRGGAVVCSDIDEAAAQRTADTITEHGAKAVAIRCDVSRFEDVQALAEQSQAWFAAPPTLVINNAGVGAGGAAIGEAPLDDWLWTLGINLWGPIHGCHVFAPILREAAPSHAPRGIINVASAAAFGAAPGMAAYNVSKAGVLSLSETLAAELAGTPVRVTVLCPTFVKTNILESGRISEQSSELAGRLMRWTGLSADKVARTCLDAHDRGELYCMPQYDAKIGWNIKRLAPQTYTRAAGLVSRINLP, encoded by the coding sequence ATGTTCGGCCCCGTAGACAGACTGCTCAACCGGTCGAAAACCAGCCGCGGCGCCTCGGCGGTGGTGACCGGTGCCGGAAGCGGCATCGGCGCCGCCTTCGCCGTCGAACTGGGCAAGCGCGGCGGCGCGGTGGTGTGCAGCGACATCGACGAGGCGGCCGCGCAGCGGACGGCCGACACCATCACCGAGCACGGCGCCAAGGCGGTGGCAATCCGTTGCGACGTATCGCGATTCGAGGACGTGCAGGCGCTGGCCGAACAGTCGCAGGCCTGGTTCGCGGCGCCACCCACGCTGGTGATCAACAACGCCGGCGTCGGCGCGGGCGGTGCCGCCATCGGCGAGGCGCCGCTGGACGACTGGCTGTGGACCTTGGGCATCAACCTGTGGGGTCCCATCCACGGCTGCCACGTGTTCGCCCCGATCCTGCGCGAGGCCGCGCCCTCGCACGCGCCGCGGGGCATCATCAACGTGGCCTCGGCGGCGGCGTTCGGTGCGGCGCCCGGCATGGCCGCCTACAACGTCAGCAAGGCCGGTGTGCTCTCACTCTCGGAGACCCTCGCCGCCGAACTGGCCGGCACGCCGGTGCGCGTCACCGTGCTGTGCCCGACCTTCGTCAAGACCAACATCCTCGAATCCGGCCGCATCAGTGAACAATCCAGCGAGCTGGCCGGAAGATTGATGCGCTGGACGGGATTGTCCGCGGACAAAGTCGCGCGCACCTGCTTGGACGCCCACGACCGTGGTGAGCTGTACTGCATGCCCCAATACGACGCCAAGATCGGATGGAACATCAAACGGCTTGCCCCGCAGACCTATACCCGTGCGGCCGGCCTGGTGTCCCGCATCAACTTGCCCTGA